Sequence from the Bacillus sp. 2205SS5-2 genome:
GGAAGCCAACTTGAGTTTGACATGCGAGTGTACGGGGTCTTATTGCTCGTTTTATGGCTATATTCATTTATTCTTCATCGATACTTATTTGATTGGAAGCCAAAATATTACGAAGAGAAAGCAAGTATACCAGCGGAATTAGCTTCTCAAGACAATCAAAGCAATCGAGTGGTTGTGATTGTCATTGATGGGATGAGAAAAGAACGTTTTCAAGAAGCTCATACTCCTTTTCTTGATTCTCTTAAGGAAAACGGGACAGAATATACCAATATGGAAACCGTCTATCCGGCTCGTACGGTGGTTTGTTTTAGTTCTATGTTTACAGGAACATATCCGTTTGAACACGGGATTAAGTCAAATATGGTTTGGCGTCTAGGAATTAAAGTGGAAAGTATCTTTGATTCATTACGAAAAGTAGGAAAAAAGGGTCGCTTGTTGGGTATTGCCCATCTAGTCGATAGTATGGGAACGGATGTGGAAACAGTAACAGCGGTTATGAAAAATGATGTGGCGGATAAAAATATTATGGAAAAAGCTAAATTCATTATGAAAGAGCAGGATCCCGATTTATTTATTGTTCAACTTATTGGAACCGATCAAACAGGCCATAGTCGAGGCGTTTTATATGATGAATATTTGGAGAAAATTGCTGAAGCTGATGATCTCGTAGAAGATTTTGTGTCTTGGTTGAAGAAAGAAAAGAAAATGGACAATACAACCCTTATTGTTTGTGCAGATCACGGTCAAGCTGATGGAATTGGCGGACACGGTCATTTAGATGAAGGAGAACGCTTTGTGCCATTCTTTATGAACGGTCCAACGATTCGTCCCAACCTAAAAATAGAAGAGAAACACAGCTTGGTGTCTCTCGCTTCCACAATCGCTGTAATGCTGGGAACCCCGCTTCCAAGTCATGCAAGAGGTCCAGTATTAAAAGAGGCCTTTAAACGAAAGGAATCAACATCATGAGAAAACAAACAGTGATTGTATTTATGCCAGCTTACAATGAAGAAGAATCGATTGGTGACGTGATTCGAAACGTCCCAAGAGGTATTTCGGCTAATATTGAGGTGAAAGTCTTAGTAATCAATGATGGATCTACTGATGGTACAGTGAAGGTGGCGAACGAAGCAGGAGCCGATTATATCGTTGAGATGGATAGAAATAGTGGACTTGGAGCAGCAGTGAGAAAGGGTCTTTCACACTGTATAGAGTTAGGGGCAGATATTGCGGTAATGATAGACGCGGATGGTGAATACCCAGCGACACAAATCCCTGAATTGATTCAGCCAATTGTAATAGGTGAAGCGGATTATGTCATGGGCTCTCGATTTTTAGGAACGATTACGGGTATGAAAATTCATCGTCGACTCGGAAATTACTGTTTCACCTTGTTACAGTCTGTTCTTTTACAAAGGCGAATCCACGACGGTCAGTCCGGTATGCGTGCTTTTTCGAAAGAGGTTACCGAAGAAGCCGAAATCATACATGATTATAATTATGCTCAAGTTCTTACCTTAAACATTGTTCGTAAAGGATTCAGAATGAAGGAGATTCCTATTCGCTATTCAGTGAGAACGACTGGAAAATCATTTATTAAATTTAAAGCGTATATGACTAATGTCCTACCAGCTATATTCAAAGAAATGAGAAAACCTGTACAGAGAGTATCTTCGTCAAAAAAAACACAAAATGAAGCTCATATTTCACAAATGGAGCATTGACAT
This genomic interval carries:
- a CDS encoding alkaline phosphatase family protein, yielding MKSASKFEKIAARCWNLLNEGKPFTPIFVVGTMLMYGAFNGEIHTEWTMLLSSFLFLLPFLLIYFHYDFPLFLRNYLWIPLLIFVVIGGEFQVGLSLFAVGLYFFFTVFFWGTFYYHLRIGTSWLNFTRFWKLVLKNSDSTSGNAQEQLPKVLLLLNLWYWAYASGGSQLEFDMRVYGVLLLVLWLYSFILHRYLFDWKPKYYEEKASIPAELASQDNQSNRVVVIVIDGMRKERFQEAHTPFLDSLKENGTEYTNMETVYPARTVVCFSSMFTGTYPFEHGIKSNMVWRLGIKVESIFDSLRKVGKKGRLLGIAHLVDSMGTDVETVTAVMKNDVADKNIMEKAKFIMKEQDPDLFIVQLIGTDQTGHSRGVLYDEYLEKIAEADDLVEDFVSWLKKEKKMDNTTLIVCADHGQADGIGGHGHLDEGERFVPFFMNGPTIRPNLKIEEKHSLVSLASTIAVMLGTPLPSHARGPVLKEAFKRKESTS
- a CDS encoding glycosyltransferase family 2 protein, with product MRKQTVIVFMPAYNEEESIGDVIRNVPRGISANIEVKVLVINDGSTDGTVKVANEAGADYIVEMDRNSGLGAAVRKGLSHCIELGADIAVMIDADGEYPATQIPELIQPIVIGEADYVMGSRFLGTITGMKIHRRLGNYCFTLLQSVLLQRRIHDGQSGMRAFSKEVTEEAEIIHDYNYAQVLTLNIVRKGFRMKEIPIRYSVRTTGKSFIKFKAYMTNVLPAIFKEMRKPVQRVSSSKKTQNEAHISQMEH